In Paenibacillus sp. FSL M7-0420, a single genomic region encodes these proteins:
- a CDS encoding class I SAM-dependent methyltransferase, translated as MLKSLRAIEAYREGGWPAGEGYPWLEYIVQAEQTIVNLERVESLQSLAQQNPVLDYVERSLRVLDSLPLSYWIKELAEETLIWSETAKGGTVRQRRSWQEEGINIFVHNIGSAELYRRYAEGLKQDDAGSAEKRRVIHTLIETHGLIGQQIRGEVPPSVNLPLSGLVEHGLLSAEELERLLFALNHCIIAAVSPELWQEVRLQVMELIAVIASGHLQPEVPMKERLRRMRAGSIAQGEDYETEWDGLVQEGFLPAALEPLRPATFWYVESALQTFSLEQFLKVISLVAASSPIQLSHLSFEAVMNSIHYDYKGSKKINVYKKRIIEKYLSELSWEEIYSGVKPSGSNPHLTHRLRGKEHLPDTLFFQFEFSAAAEKLIEFCTEAEKSALYERAVLLLFDLFDLRRDAFDRFHNEDTYLSQMNDTADYKAVILDYVTGRKVLDIGPGGGVLLDLLEERMPEVVPVGIDISSNVIEALRQRKQREDRRWEVLQGDALNLKDYVEPGTVDTVIFSSILHELYSYVPLDGRKFNHGTVAAALTSAFEVLAEGGAIIIRDGIMSEPEEQQRRVRFLEADGMAWLERYAKDFAGRNIRYEQLGEHEVLMPVNDAMEFLYTYTWGEEAYIHEVQEQFGYFTPSQYAAFIEQTLGDRARIEVFRHYLQEGYTEALESRVEIMDESGVQVGLPDSTCFIVIRKAG; from the coding sequence ATGCTGAAATCATTACGGGCTATAGAGGCGTATCGTGAAGGAGGATGGCCTGCCGGAGAAGGCTATCCGTGGCTGGAGTACATCGTGCAGGCAGAGCAGACGATTGTGAACCTGGAGCGGGTAGAATCGCTACAGTCGCTTGCGCAGCAGAATCCGGTGCTGGATTATGTAGAGCGGAGTCTGCGGGTGCTGGACAGTCTGCCGCTGTCGTATTGGATCAAGGAGCTGGCCGAGGAGACGCTGATCTGGTCGGAGACGGCTAAGGGCGGGACTGTCCGGCAGCGGCGGAGCTGGCAGGAAGAGGGCATTAATATTTTCGTTCATAATATCGGCTCTGCGGAGTTGTACCGGCGCTATGCAGAAGGGTTGAAGCAGGACGATGCAGGCTCTGCGGAGAAGAGACGGGTCATACATACGCTGATCGAGACACATGGGTTGATTGGACAGCAAATCCGCGGCGAGGTTCCGCCTTCCGTCAATCTTCCGTTGTCTGGACTGGTGGAGCACGGCCTGCTGAGCGCAGAGGAGCTGGAGCGGCTGCTGTTCGCACTGAATCACTGCATCATTGCTGCGGTATCCCCGGAGCTGTGGCAGGAGGTCCGCCTGCAGGTCATGGAGCTGATTGCTGTAATTGCTTCAGGGCATCTGCAGCCTGAGGTCCCGATGAAGGAACGTCTGCGGAGAATGCGCGCCGGGTCCATTGCGCAGGGGGAGGATTACGAGACGGAGTGGGACGGGCTGGTGCAGGAGGGCTTCCTGCCTGCTGCGCTGGAGCCGCTGCGGCCTGCCACCTTCTGGTATGTGGAATCGGCGCTCCAGACCTTCTCGCTGGAGCAGTTCCTGAAGGTCATAAGTCTGGTGGCCGCCAGCAGCCCGATTCAGCTAAGCCATCTGAGCTTCGAAGCGGTCATGAACAGTATTCATTACGACTATAAGGGCAGCAAGAAGATCAACGTCTATAAGAAACGGATTATTGAGAAGTATCTCTCGGAGCTGAGCTGGGAGGAAATCTACAGCGGCGTGAAGCCTTCCGGCAGCAATCCGCATCTTACGCACAGGCTGCGGGGGAAGGAGCATCTGCCGGATACGCTGTTTTTCCAGTTCGAGTTCTCGGCGGCAGCGGAGAAGCTGATTGAGTTCTGTACAGAGGCCGAGAAGTCGGCGCTGTATGAACGGGCGGTCCTGCTGCTGTTCGACCTGTTCGATCTGCGGCGTGACGCCTTCGACCGCTTCCACAATGAGGATACTTACTTAAGCCAGATGAATGATACGGCTGACTATAAGGCAGTGATTCTGGACTACGTTACCGGACGGAAGGTGCTGGACATCGGCCCCGGCGGCGGGGTGCTGCTCGATCTGCTTGAGGAGCGGATGCCGGAGGTGGTGCCGGTAGGGATTGATATTTCCAGCAATGTGATCGAAGCGCTGCGGCAGCGCAAGCAGCGGGAGGACCGCCGCTGGGAGGTGCTCCAGGGCGATGCGCTGAATCTGAAGGATTATGTGGAGCCGGGCACGGTGGACACGGTGATTTTCTCATCCATTCTGCATGAGCTGTATTCCTATGTGCCGCTGGACGGCCGGAAGTTCAATCACGGCACGGTGGCGGCAGCCCTGACCAGTGCCTTCGAGGTATTGGCTGAAGGCGGTGCGATCATTATCCGCGACGGTATTATGAGCGAGCCGGAGGAACAGCAGCGCCGGGTACGGTTTCTGGAGGCGGACGGCATGGCGTGGCTGGAGCGGTACGCGAAGGATTTTGCCGGACGGAATATCCGTTATGAACAGCTGGGCGAACACGAGGTGCTGATGCCGGTGAACGATGCGATGGAATTCCTCTATACCTACACTTGGGGGGAGGAAGCCTACATTCATGAGGTGCAGGAGCAGTTCGGCTATTTCACACCCTCGCAGTACGCCGCATTCATTGAGCAGACGCTGGGGGACCGGGCCAGGATAGAGGTCTTCCGTCATTACCTGCAGGAGGGATACACGGAGGCGCTGGAGAGCAGAGTTGAGATCATGGATGAGAGTGGAGTGCAGGTAGGCTTGCCGGATAGCACTTGCTTTATCGTGATTCGTAAGGCGGGTTGA
- a CDS encoding nuclear transport factor 2 family protein: protein MNQHVTLPIEVQDFYNAVNQYQPDALIELFAPGATVKDNGKSAEGTEAIAAWGESELFSAKVRFTIMEIEEIQGRIAVTAEMEGEFNKNRVPAPQQFTHEFKVQGGKISELIITLK, encoded by the coding sequence ATGAATCAACATGTTACCTTGCCAATTGAGGTACAGGACTTCTACAATGCTGTGAACCAATACCAGCCTGACGCTCTGATTGAATTGTTCGCTCCCGGCGCTACCGTGAAGGATAACGGGAAGTCAGCCGAAGGCACAGAAGCCATTGCGGCTTGGGGAGAATCCGAGCTGTTCTCCGCTAAGGTCCGCTTTACCATTATGGAAATTGAAGAAATCCAGGGCCGCATTGCGGTGACCGCTGAGATGGAGGGTGAGTTCAATAAGAACCGTGTCCCCGCCCCGCAGCAGTTCACTCATGAATTCAAGGTACAAGGCGGTAAAATCAGCGAGCTGATCATCACGCTTAAATAA